The following proteins come from a genomic window of Novosphingobium aromaticivorans DSM 12444:
- a CDS encoding peptidylprolyl isomerase → MLKRRFVLLAPLAVLLVAATPVKKRPVVARPPAPAYPAPSTTPLPDKVRVALDTEAGRIVVEVDVKHAPASATNFVRYAETKRFDGTVLYRAMHLPWGEQPNGLIQGGTRGDPKRNLPPVAHEPTNVTGILHKAGTLSMARYAPGTATGDFSIMVSDQPGLDAQPDSADPEAKAGYAAFGQVVEGMDVVKAIFAAPISETEGEGIMRGQILAKPVKILTARRLPEAPLPSAP, encoded by the coding sequence ATGCTGAAACGCCGATTCGTCCTGCTCGCCCCGCTCGCGGTCCTGCTCGTGGCGGCCACCCCCGTGAAGAAGCGGCCCGTTGTCGCGCGCCCGCCCGCTCCCGCCTATCCCGCACCATCCACCACCCCGTTGCCGGACAAGGTGCGCGTCGCGCTCGATACCGAGGCCGGGCGCATCGTGGTCGAAGTCGACGTTAAGCACGCGCCTGCCAGCGCCACCAACTTCGTGCGCTACGCCGAAACGAAGCGGTTCGACGGCACAGTACTCTACCGGGCGATGCATCTTCCATGGGGCGAACAGCCCAATGGCCTGATCCAGGGCGGCACGCGCGGCGACCCGAAGCGCAACCTGCCGCCGGTCGCGCACGAGCCGACGAACGTCACCGGCATCCTTCACAAGGCGGGTACGCTCTCGATGGCCCGCTATGCCCCTGGCACGGCGACCGGGGATTTCTCGATCATGGTTTCCGACCAGCCGGGGCTCGACGCCCAGCCGGATTCAGCCGATCCCGAAGCGAAGGCAGGATACGCCGCGTTCGGACAGGTCGTGGAGGGCATGGACGTGGTGAAGGCCATCTTCGCTGCGCCGATTTCCGAAACCGAGGGCGAAGGGATCATGCGCGGGCAGATCCTCGCCAAGCCGGTGAAGATCCTGACTGCCCGGCGCCTGCCCGAAGCCCCGCTGCCATCCGCACCCTGA